In one Nicotiana tomentosiformis chromosome 6, ASM39032v3, whole genome shotgun sequence genomic region, the following are encoded:
- the LOC138894690 gene encoding NAC domain-containing protein 1-like, with the protein MNMMELDNLGEGYRFRPTDSELVKFLLRFVAKQELHDNGFIAMYDVYKQEPWVTYSHGHSTGGVEDNWDTSIYRYFITPRKKNKGIFSRIVGKRGGTWKKRDKGRAVTIYKEL; encoded by the coding sequence ATGAATATGATGGAGTTAGATAATCTTGGAGAAGGGTATCGATTTCGACCGACGGATTCAGAGTTAGTGAAATTTCTTTTGAGGTTTGTTGCTAAGCAAGAATTGCATGACAATGGTTTTATTGCAATGTATGATGTTTACAAACAAGAACCTTGGGTAACTTACAGCCATGGCCATTCTACTGGAGGAGTAGAAGATAATTGGGACACAAGTATTTACCGTTACTTTATTACACCAAGGAAGAAGAACAAGGGAATATTTAGTAGGATTGTAGGAAAAAGAGGTGGAACTTGGAAAAAACGAGATAAGGGAAGAGCTGTTACTATATATAAAGAGTTGTGA